Proteins from one Bacteroides mediterraneensis genomic window:
- a CDS encoding YhcH/YjgK/YiaL family protein, translating to MVIDKLENLEKYVSLNPLFAEAAAFLKATDLQAHEAGKVVLREGELTVNFSDVCPKTKAEARLETHNEFIDIQLPLSGVEVMGYTPRADLPEAAYDAEKDISFYEGAATDYLTVKPGMFVIFFPEDAHAPGVTPEKVRKVIVKVHVK from the coding sequence ATGGTAATTGACAAATTGGAAAACCTGGAGAAATATGTTTCACTGAATCCTCTGTTTGCGGAGGCGGCGGCTTTCTTGAAAGCGACCGACCTGCAGGCTCATGAGGCGGGGAAAGTGGTGTTGAGAGAAGGGGAACTGACAGTGAACTTCTCGGATGTCTGTCCGAAAACCAAGGCGGAAGCACGCCTTGAAACGCATAATGAATTCATTGATATCCAGCTTCCGTTGTCGGGGGTGGAAGTGATGGGCTATACGCCGCGTGCCGACCTCCCTGAAGCGGCGTACGATGCGGAGAAGGATATCTCTTTTTATGAAGGAGCGGCTACTGACTATCTGACCGTAAAACCGGGGATGTTCGTGATTTTCTTTCCGGAAGATGCACATGCACCGGGCGTGACTCCTGAGAAAGTGAGAAAAGTGATTGTAAAAGTTCATGTCAAATAA
- a CDS encoding AraC family transcriptional regulator — translation MDIIKADTIEQYNRYFGFQTKHPLVSVVHFDRSDNQPTHRMTFGFYALFLKKTTGCIINYGKTVYDFDDETVVSFAPGQTVGIHRTEDGPTPEAIGLLFHPDFLHRTSLAQKMKQYSFFSYASNEALHLSVDERIILQDYMDKITRELDHPIDRFSKPLIISNIEVLLNYCMRFYERQFVTREELNNDVLVRFERLLNGYWDSGMAKQHGLPTVKYFADKICLSPNYFGDLVKSETGKTAHEYIQLKIAEVAKSALLDSNLSTKQVAEMLGFQYPQHFLRFFKKQVGCTPKEFMNNAVA, via the coding sequence ATGGATATTATCAAGGCAGATACAATCGAACAATACAACCGATACTTCGGTTTCCAAACCAAACACCCGCTGGTGAGCGTTGTTCATTTTGACCGTTCGGATAACCAGCCTACACACAGAATGACATTTGGTTTCTATGCGTTGTTCCTGAAAAAGACAACAGGGTGCATCATTAATTATGGCAAGACGGTCTATGATTTTGACGATGAGACCGTGGTCAGTTTTGCTCCGGGACAGACCGTAGGTATCCATCGCACGGAAGACGGCCCCACACCGGAAGCTATTGGGTTGCTGTTTCATCCTGATTTCCTGCACCGCACCTCATTAGCACAGAAGATGAAACAATATTCTTTCTTCTCGTATGCTTCCAACGAAGCCTTACATCTGTCCGTGGACGAGCGCATCATCCTGCAAGACTACATGGACAAGATAACTCGTGAACTGGATCATCCCATTGACAGGTTCTCCAAACCGTTGATTATTTCGAATATCGAGGTATTGCTTAACTATTGCATGAGATTCTATGAACGTCAGTTTGTGACCCGTGAAGAATTGAACAATGATGTCCTTGTACGTTTCGAACGGTTGTTGAACGGATATTGGGATTCGGGTATGGCAAAACAACATGGGCTACCTACCGTGAAATACTTTGCAGACAAAATATGTCTTTCGCCAAATTATTTCGGTGATTTGGTAAAGTCTGAAACAGGCAAGACAGCACATGAATACATTCAACTCAAAATAGCAGAAGTGGCTAAAAGCGCCTTGCTTGATTCCAATCTCAGCACCAAGCAAGTTGCCGAGATGCTTGGTTTCCAATATCCGCAACATTTTCTCCGTTTCTTCAAAAAACAAGTTGGTTGTACACCGAAAGAGTTTATGAATAATGCAGTGGCTTAA
- a CDS encoding DUF2461 domain-containing protein, translating to MDISNILDFLKVLAANNNREWFQEHKAEYLSVQADFEELLGMVIARISLFDESVAHVLPQDCTYRIYRDVRFSSDKSPYKTHIGGYINARGKKSNHCGYYVHLEPGNCMLAGGSWCMPADMLRAVRQSVCDRIDEFRAIVEDPAFHQYFPVVGETHLKTVPKGFPKDFPYPQYIRCKDFTVACPLEDEFFSHPDFLDRMTEIFRQLKRFADFTNETIDEFE from the coding sequence ATGGATATATCGAATATATTGGACTTCCTGAAAGTGCTGGCGGCAAACAACAACCGGGAGTGGTTTCAGGAACATAAGGCGGAGTATTTGAGTGTGCAGGCTGATTTTGAGGAACTGCTGGGCATGGTTATCGCCCGTATCTCCCTGTTCGACGAGAGTGTGGCGCATGTGCTTCCGCAGGATTGTACGTATCGTATCTATCGGGATGTCCGTTTCTCTTCGGACAAGTCTCCCTACAAGACCCACATCGGGGGCTATATCAATGCCAGAGGGAAGAAATCCAATCATTGTGGTTATTATGTGCATCTGGAACCGGGCAACTGTATGTTGGCCGGAGGGAGCTGGTGCATGCCTGCCGATATGCTGCGGGCGGTACGGCAGTCGGTGTGTGACCGTATCGACGAGTTCCGGGCCATTGTGGAGGATCCGGCTTTCCACCAATATTTTCCGGTGGTAGGGGAGACGCATCTGAAAACGGTACCGAAGGGATTCCCGAAAGATTTTCCTTATCCGCAGTATATCCGCTGTAAGGATTTTACGGTGGCCTGTCCGCTGGAGGATGAATTTTTCTCCCATCCGGATTTTCTGGACCGGATGACAGAGATATTCCGGCAGCTGAAGCGCTTTGCCGATTTCACGAATGAGACGATAGACGAGTTTGAATAA
- the kdsB gene encoding 3-deoxy-manno-octulosonate cytidylyltransferase: MKFIGIIPARYASTRFPAKPLALLGGKPVIQRVYEQVAGVLDEAYVATDDERIEAAVKAFGGKVVMTSVDHKSGTDRCYEAYCKVGSGYDVVVNIQGDEPFIQRSQLEAVKACFDEETTQIATLVKPFTPADGFDALENVNSPKVVVDKWMNALYFSRSIIPYQRNRDKQEWLAGHTYYKHIGLYAYRASVLKEITALPQSSLELAESLEQLRWLENGYSIKVGLSEVETIGIDTPQDLARAEEFLRNHGEAL; the protein is encoded by the coding sequence ATGAAATTTATTGGAATTATTCCTGCTAGATATGCATCTACACGCTTCCCGGCCAAACCACTGGCTCTGCTGGGAGGCAAACCCGTCATACAGAGAGTCTATGAGCAAGTGGCCGGTGTGCTGGACGAAGCATACGTGGCTACGGACGACGAACGCATCGAAGCGGCTGTGAAAGCCTTCGGTGGAAAAGTGGTGATGACTTCCGTCGACCATAAGAGTGGAACCGACCGTTGTTACGAAGCCTACTGCAAGGTAGGCAGCGGCTATGACGTGGTGGTGAACATTCAAGGCGATGAGCCTTTCATCCAGCGTTCGCAGCTGGAAGCCGTGAAGGCGTGTTTCGACGAGGAGACGACCCAGATTGCCACCTTGGTGAAACCGTTTACACCGGCCGACGGATTCGATGCGCTGGAGAATGTCAATTCGCCGAAGGTGGTGGTGGACAAGTGGATGAATGCCCTTTATTTCAGCCGTTCCATCATTCCTTACCAGCGCAACCGCGACAAGCAGGAGTGGCTGGCCGGACACACATATTACAAGCACATCGGACTGTATGCCTATCGGGCTTCGGTACTGAAAGAGATTACCGCCCTTCCGCAGTCGTCACTGGAACTGGCCGAATCGCTGGAGCAGTTGCGCTGGCTGGAGAACGGCTATTCCATCAAGGTGGGCCTCAGTGAGGTAGAGACTATCGGTATTGACACCCCGCAGGATCTGGCGCGTGCCGAGGAATTCCTGCGCAATCACGGGGAGGCCCTATGA
- a CDS encoding pitrilysin family protein, translating to MTQLDRSVAPAIRQLEHFSILQPELHRMRNGMPLYVLSAGNEDVIRFDLLVRSGQLDQSQPLQAVFTNRMLREGTVRMTSGEIAERLDYYGAWLELSSSVNCGFVTLYTLTKYLDQTLEIVAGMVKEAVFPEEQFRIICDINRQQFLVNNQRVDVLARKQLNRSLFGTAHPLGRYAELEDYERIQVEALKEFYHRHYHSGNCSMYVSGKVTPEVIRCIEHQWGEAPWGNCTSEKVERTWDIVKDTRKRIFVEKEDALQSSLRMGGFSLDRKHPDYLKLRVLVTLFGGYFGSRLMSNIREEKGYTYGIGAGLVSYPGTSLLVVSTEAANEYIESVVTEVYREMDRLQQEKVPAEELEMVRNYMLGDMCRSYEGAFSLSDAWIFIETAGLKPDFFDASLAAIREVTSEELLSLAQQYFCKENLIEVVAGKKV from the coding sequence ATGACGCAGCTTGACCGTAGTGTGGCTCCTGCCATCCGCCAGCTGGAGCATTTTTCCATCTTGCAGCCGGAACTGCACCGCATGCGCAACGGCATGCCGCTGTATGTGCTTTCGGCGGGCAATGAAGACGTGATTCGTTTCGACTTGCTGGTACGGAGCGGACAGCTCGACCAGTCGCAGCCGCTTCAGGCAGTGTTTACTAACCGCATGTTGCGCGAAGGAACCGTACGGATGACTTCGGGCGAGATTGCCGAGCGGCTGGATTATTACGGGGCTTGGCTGGAACTTTCTTCTTCTGTCAACTGTGGATTCGTCACGCTTTACACGCTGACCAAATACCTCGACCAGACGCTGGAGATTGTGGCCGGAATGGTGAAAGAGGCGGTATTCCCGGAGGAACAGTTCCGGATTATCTGCGACATCAACCGCCAGCAGTTCCTGGTGAACAACCAGCGGGTGGATGTGCTGGCCCGCAAGCAGCTGAACCGTTCGTTGTTTGGCACCGCGCATCCTTTGGGCCGGTATGCGGAGCTGGAAGATTATGAACGTATCCAGGTGGAGGCGTTGAAGGAGTTTTATCACCGGCATTATCATTCGGGCAACTGTTCGATGTATGTGTCGGGCAAGGTGACGCCGGAAGTTATCCGATGCATTGAGCACCAGTGGGGAGAGGCTCCGTGGGGCAACTGTACGTCGGAAAAGGTGGAGCGGACATGGGATATCGTGAAGGATACCCGCAAACGGATTTTCGTGGAGAAGGAGGATGCCTTGCAGAGTTCCCTCCGCATGGGAGGTTTCTCGCTCGACCGCAAGCATCCGGACTATCTGAAATTGCGGGTGCTGGTCACGCTGTTCGGCGGCTATTTCGGCAGCCGGCTGATGTCGAACATCCGTGAAGAGAAGGGATATACCTACGGTATCGGGGCCGGACTGGTGTCTTATCCGGGCACGAGCCTGCTGGTTGTCAGCACGGAGGCGGCCAACGAGTACATCGAGTCGGTGGTGACGGAAGTGTACCGTGAAATGGACCGCCTGCAGCAGGAAAAGGTGCCGGCCGAGGAACTGGAGATGGTGCGCAATTACATGCTGGGCGATATGTGCCGTTCGTATGAAGGGGCTTTCTCACTGTCGGATGCGTGGATATTCATTGAGACTGCCGGACTGAAACCGGATTTCTTCGATGCTTCGCTGGCAGCCATCCGGGAAGTTACTTCGGAGGAGTTACTCTCACTGGCTCAGCAGTATTTCTGCAAAGAAAACTTAATAGAGGTGGTGGCAGGTAAAAAAGTATAA
- a CDS encoding MORN repeat-containing protein has translation MNKHTLILFTLLTFGSVSASAQMSLGYYQFKDGSEYTGELKGRKPNGKGRTVFRNGDVYEGEYVKGKRQGEGTYTFSDGEKYVGQWYEDQQHGKGTYYFMNNNRYEGMWYADFQEGEGTMTYYNGDLYAGTWHHDKRNGQGTYTWKGGAVYTGEWKNDLKNGKGTMVWEDKSKYEGEWKDGMRHGKGTFYYTNGDKYVGDWKDDVQDGKGIYYFQNGERYEGDYANGERTGRGIYTYPNGDKYVGQFLNGWQEGQGTFTWANGAVYDGQWVKNQRSGTGKYKWANGDEYEGQWKNNMAEGEGTLRTADGSVYTGGFVRGKEDGKGVLIDKEGVRFEGFFKQGKKDGPFIETDINGNVIRKGTFKYGRLLEEKK, from the coding sequence ATGAACAAACATACATTGATTTTATTTACTTTACTGACTTTCGGCTCGGTTTCGGCTTCGGCCCAGATGTCGTTGGGATACTATCAGTTTAAAGACGGATCGGAATATACCGGTGAACTGAAGGGACGTAAACCGAACGGGAAAGGACGGACTGTCTTCCGGAACGGGGATGTGTACGAAGGCGAATATGTGAAAGGAAAACGTCAGGGGGAGGGAACCTATACCTTCAGTGACGGCGAAAAATACGTGGGGCAATGGTATGAAGACCAGCAACACGGGAAAGGAACATATTATTTTATGAACAACAACCGTTACGAGGGAATGTGGTATGCCGATTTCCAAGAAGGAGAGGGTACCATGACTTATTATAACGGGGACTTGTATGCCGGCACGTGGCATCATGACAAACGGAACGGACAAGGCACTTACACCTGGAAAGGTGGGGCGGTCTATACGGGTGAATGGAAGAACGACCTGAAAAACGGAAAAGGTACCATGGTCTGGGAAGACAAGTCGAAATATGAAGGCGAATGGAAGGACGGCATGCGTCACGGAAAGGGAACCTTCTATTATACCAACGGCGACAAGTACGTGGGCGACTGGAAGGATGACGTGCAGGATGGAAAGGGTATCTATTATTTCCAGAACGGCGAACGTTACGAAGGTGATTATGCCAACGGGGAACGGACGGGACGTGGTATCTACACGTATCCCAACGGCGACAAGTACGTGGGGCAGTTCCTGAACGGCTGGCAGGAAGGACAAGGCACGTTCACCTGGGCCAACGGGGCTGTGTACGACGGACAGTGGGTGAAGAACCAGCGCTCGGGTACCGGAAAATACAAGTGGGCCAACGGCGATGAATACGAAGGCCAGTGGAAGAATAACATGGCGGAAGGAGAAGGTACCTTGCGTACGGCTGACGGTTCTGTTTACACCGGAGGGTTCGTGCGGGGCAAAGAAGACGGAAAAGGGGTGCTGATTGACAAGGAGGGCGTACGCTTTGAAGGCTTCTTCAAGCAAGGAAAGAAAGATGGTCCTTTTATTGAAACGGATATCAACGGGAATGTCATCCGGAAGGGGACTTTCAAATACGGACGTTTGTTGGAGGAGAAAAAATGA
- a CDS encoding DUF6057 family protein gives MSDYTNALYKKTARIMIAVCGLLFSLFSFVYLYVFQRDVLEALHYSLAHGKTVFAPLASAIVITLILLLLRWGVNSLLGLKGKVRALAYVPSFLVLCALTDVGRGVYMSSYYTPWTWLLPLLVLLFVGLGYWLRGLFRVQLNQEGSLWGLVNCNLTILLGLCVLTVCVGNTNRGYHHELEAEHYLRAREYDKVLEVGKRSLEASRNLTAFRAVALSHLGQMGDKLFAYPQYYRSDGLFFESDSLHTLRYTNDSIYYLLGARPYAGEDRMVFLRNICYKGTGKYTSLDYYLSALLLEKQLGQFMEAVPDFYLPEDSLPRYYREAVVLYHAQQKDTLYPVTDSLMIGRFKAYRALQQKEDSPAEERNRMRREFGDTYWWYYDYQE, from the coding sequence ATGAGTGATTACACAAATGCACTTTATAAGAAGACTGCACGCATCATGATTGCTGTATGCGGTCTTCTTTTTTCTCTATTTAGCTTTGTCTATCTCTACGTGTTCCAGCGCGATGTGCTGGAAGCACTTCATTATTCGCTGGCGCACGGCAAGACGGTATTTGCCCCGCTGGCCAGTGCCATCGTCATTACCCTCATCCTGCTGTTGCTGCGGTGGGGAGTGAACAGTCTGCTGGGACTGAAGGGAAAGGTACGCGCTTTGGCGTATGTACCTTCTTTTCTGGTGCTCTGTGCCCTGACCGACGTGGGGCGTGGGGTTTATATGTCCAGCTATTATACGCCGTGGACGTGGTTGCTTCCTTTGCTGGTGTTGCTGTTTGTCGGCCTCGGCTACTGGTTGCGCGGACTCTTCCGGGTACAGCTGAACCAGGAAGGAAGTCTTTGGGGGCTGGTGAACTGTAACCTGACCATTCTACTGGGCCTGTGTGTGCTGACAGTGTGTGTAGGCAATACCAACCGGGGCTATCATCACGAACTGGAGGCGGAACACTATCTGCGCGCACGGGAATATGACAAGGTGCTGGAGGTCGGAAAACGTTCGCTGGAGGCCAGTCGCAACTTGACGGCTTTCCGTGCAGTGGCATTGTCCCATCTGGGGCAGATGGGGGACAAACTGTTTGCCTATCCGCAGTATTACCGTTCCGACGGATTGTTTTTTGAGTCGGATTCCTTGCATACGCTTCGTTATACGAACGATTCCATCTATTATTTGTTGGGAGCCCGTCCGTATGCCGGAGAAGACCGTATGGTGTTTCTGCGTAACATTTGTTATAAGGGTACGGGAAAATATACTTCCCTGGACTATTATCTTTCCGCCTTGCTGCTGGAAAAACAGCTGGGTCAGTTCATGGAGGCTGTTCCTGATTTCTATCTGCCGGAAGATAGCCTGCCGCGGTATTATAGAGAGGCGGTGGTGCTGTATCATGCACAGCAGAAGGATACCCTCTATCCGGTGACAGACAGTCTGATGATTGGGCGTTTCAAGGCTTATCGTGCACTTCAGCAGAAAGAAGATTCTCCAGCGGAAGAGCGGAATCGCATGCGGCGGGAATTTGGTGATACCTATTGGTGGTATTACGACTATCAGGAATAA
- a CDS encoding alpha amylase C-terminal domain-containing protein — MDKVLNIIKNDPWLEPYASAINGRHQHAIEKEKELVGKKTLSDFATGHMYFGLHHTDKGWTFREWAPNATEIYLVGDFNGWQEKPAFRLKRVRKTGNWEINLPEKAMKHGDLYKLKVYWEGGCGERIPAWATRVVQDEQTKIFSAQVWNPEKPYKFKKKSFTPNVSPLMIYECHIGMAQDAEKVGTYNEFREKVLPRIAKDGYNCIQIMAIQEHPYYGSFGYHVSSFFAPSSRFGTPEELKQLIDTAHQMNIAVIMDIVHSHAVKNEVEGLGNFAGDPCQYFYPGDRREHPAWDSLCFDYGKNEVVHFLLSNCKYWLEEFHFDGFRFDGVTSMLYYSHGLGEAFCNYGDYFNGHQDDNAICYLTLANRLIHEVNPKAITIAEEVSGMPGLAAPFEDGGYGFDYRMAMNIPDYWIKIIKERKDEDWKPSSLFWEVTNRRKDEKTISYCESHDQALVGDKTIIFRLIDADMYWHFKIGDENGVVERGIALHKMIRLLTASTINGGYLNFMGNEFGHPEWIDFPREGNGWSYKYARRQWHLVDDPTLCYHYLGDFDESMVKLMRSVKNIQKSDVIEVWHNDGDQILAFRRKDLVFVFNFNPTRSFTDYGFLVPRGAYDVVLNTDNKQFGGFGFSDDSLRHFTCADPLYAKDKKEWLKLYVPARSAVVLKRVKE, encoded by the coding sequence ATGGACAAGGTATTGAATATCATAAAGAATGATCCTTGGCTGGAACCGTATGCCAGCGCTATTAACGGTCGTCACCAGCATGCAATAGAGAAAGAAAAAGAACTGGTGGGAAAGAAGACTTTGTCGGACTTTGCAACCGGACACATGTATTTCGGTCTGCATCACACGGACAAAGGGTGGACGTTCCGCGAATGGGCACCCAATGCCACGGAAATCTATTTGGTGGGTGACTTCAACGGCTGGCAGGAAAAACCGGCTTTCCGCCTGAAACGGGTGCGTAAGACGGGTAACTGGGAAATCAATCTGCCGGAGAAGGCCATGAAGCATGGCGACCTGTACAAGCTGAAGGTGTACTGGGAAGGCGGATGCGGCGAACGTATTCCGGCATGGGCTACGCGTGTAGTGCAGGATGAACAGACCAAGATTTTCAGTGCGCAGGTATGGAATCCGGAAAAGCCGTACAAGTTCAAGAAAAAGAGCTTTACGCCGAACGTTTCTCCGCTGATGATTTATGAGTGTCACATCGGTATGGCACAGGATGCGGAAAAAGTAGGCACGTACAACGAGTTCCGTGAGAAGGTGCTTCCCCGTATCGCGAAGGATGGGTACAACTGTATCCAGATTATGGCCATTCAGGAGCATCCTTACTATGGCAGTTTTGGCTACCACGTGTCCAGCTTCTTTGCACCTTCTTCGCGTTTCGGTACGCCGGAAGAACTGAAGCAGCTCATTGATACGGCACATCAGATGAACATTGCCGTCATCATGGATATCGTGCACTCACACGCCGTGAAGAACGAGGTGGAAGGACTGGGTAACTTTGCCGGCGATCCTTGCCAGTATTTCTATCCGGGCGACCGTCGGGAACATCCGGCATGGGATTCGCTTTGCTTCGATTATGGAAAGAACGAGGTGGTTCACTTCTTGCTGTCCAACTGCAAATACTGGCTGGAGGAGTTCCATTTCGATGGTTTCCGCTTCGATGGAGTTACCTCGATGTTGTATTACAGTCACGGATTGGGAGAGGCTTTCTGCAACTACGGCGACTATTTCAACGGGCATCAGGATGACAATGCTATCTGTTACCTGACACTGGCCAACCGTCTGATTCACGAGGTGAACCCGAAGGCCATCACCATTGCCGAGGAAGTTTCGGGCATGCCGGGACTGGCGGCACCTTTCGAGGACGGTGGTTATGGCTTTGATTACCGTATGGCAATGAACATTCCGGATTATTGGATAAAGATTATCAAGGAACGCAAGGATGAGGATTGGAAGCCTTCTAGCCTGTTCTGGGAAGTGACGAACCGTCGTAAGGATGAAAAGACGATTTCTTATTGTGAGAGTCACGATCAGGCGTTGGTGGGCGACAAGACCATCATCTTCCGTCTGATTGATGCCGACATGTACTGGCACTTCAAGATTGGCGACGAGAACGGCGTAGTGGAACGAGGCATCGCCTTGCACAAGATGATTCGTCTGCTTACCGCCTCTACCATCAACGGAGGTTACCTGAACTTCATGGGAAATGAGTTCGGTCATCCGGAATGGATTGACTTCCCGCGCGAAGGCAATGGATGGTCGTACAAGTATGCCCGCCGTCAGTGGCACTTGGTAGACGATCCGACACTGTGCTACCATTATCTGGGTGATTTTGATGAGAGCATGGTCAAGCTGATGCGCAGTGTGAAGAATATCCAGAAATCGGATGTCATCGAGGTATGGCACAACGACGGCGACCAGATTCTGGCTTTCCGCCGGAAGGACTTGGTGTTTGTGTTTAATTTCAACCCTACCCGTTCGTTTACTGACTACGGCTTCCTGGTTCCGAGAGGTGCCTACGATGTGGTGCTGAATACGGACAACAAGCAGTTTGGTGGCTTCGGCTTCTCGGACGACAGTCTCCGCCACTTTACCTGTGCTGACCCGCTTTATGCAAAAGATAAGAAAGAATGGCTGAAGCTGTATGTGCCGGCCCGTTCTGCAGTGGTATTGAAACGAGTGAAAGAATAA
- a CDS encoding alcohol dehydrogenase catalytic domain-containing protein, with product MKRTIMTLVASLAIIATATATTDRIPAKGFAMFSAKDTFHPHEFTRRAVGDNDIQIEILYAGICHSDLHAGWDEQQKQGLYATYPMIPGHTTFIPK from the coding sequence ATGAAACGTACAATTATGACACTTGTGGCAAGTTTGGCTATAATCGCCACCGCCACCGCGACTACGGATCGGATTCCGGCAAAAGGATTCGCCATGTTTTCGGCAAAAGACACATTTCATCCACACGAGTTTACCCGTAGAGCTGTTGGAGACAATGATATCCAGATAGAAATACTCTATGCCGGAATATGCCACAGCGATCTGCACGCCGGATGGGACGAACAGCAGAAACAAGGACTGTATGCTACTTATCCGATGATTCCGGGACACACGACATTTATCCCGAAGTAG
- a CDS encoding inositol monophosphatase family protein, with protein sequence MNWELSELTWKVRELAVETGAFIREERKKFNRERIEKKHAHDYVSYVDKESERRIVACLREWLPEAGFVAEEGSGSHADEEYCWVVDPLDGTTNFIHNHAPYCISIALRNRKEILLGVVYEICRDECFWTYKGAPSFCNDRQIRVSEVASPDDAFLAFGLPYDAEVYKPVFNRLIENCYGNVAGIRVVGAAAAEMCYVADGRFEARAEAFTCPWDVAAGILLVQNAGGRVTDFSGGDSFYTGREVIASNGKVHDFLLNLLR encoded by the coding sequence ATGAACTGGGAATTATCCGAACTGACGTGGAAGGTGCGTGAACTGGCCGTGGAAACCGGCGCTTTTATCCGTGAGGAGCGGAAGAAGTTCAATCGGGAACGGATTGAGAAAAAACATGCACACGACTATGTGTCGTATGTGGACAAAGAATCGGAACGAAGAATAGTGGCCTGTCTGCGGGAATGGCTTCCCGAGGCAGGTTTTGTTGCAGAAGAGGGAAGCGGAAGCCATGCCGACGAGGAATACTGCTGGGTGGTGGACCCGCTGGACGGAACGACGAATTTCATTCACAACCATGCACCTTATTGCATCAGTATTGCGTTGCGCAACCGCAAGGAAATCCTCTTGGGGGTGGTGTATGAAATCTGTCGGGACGAGTGTTTCTGGACTTACAAGGGAGCGCCTTCTTTCTGCAACGACCGGCAGATACGGGTTTCGGAGGTGGCTTCGCCCGACGATGCTTTTCTGGCTTTTGGATTGCCGTATGATGCGGAGGTCTACAAGCCGGTGTTCAACCGCCTGATAGAGAATTGCTACGGCAATGTGGCGGGTATCCGGGTGGTAGGTGCGGCGGCAGCTGAAATGTGTTACGTGGCCGACGGACGCTTTGAAGCCCGTGCAGAGGCTTTCACTTGCCCGTGGGATGTGGCAGCCGGCATCTTGCTCGTGCAGAATGCGGGAGGCCGGGTCACCGACTTTTCGGGAGGTGATTCGTTCTATACGGGTCGGGAGGTCATCGCTTCGAACGGAAAAGTGCATGATTTTCTGCTGAATCTGTTGCGGTAG